Below is a window of Arabidopsis thaliana chromosome 2, partial sequence DNA.
GCTATGAAAACTAAGTACCAAACGGATTTAGCTTTGCTAAGGCATCAACTTAAGtgttttgttctctgtttACATGTTGTGAGTTATGAATTGAACAACCTTGCAACATGGTTGTACGCTGCGCCACCGTCTCTCATAATGCAGTCAAACCGCGCAGTTCAGATATTTCTAAGCTCTTACCCCAACTGTTGGGTCtgctcttctttctcctccttAGGTCTAATATGAAATCACATTTTTCTTAGGACTCCTTATTCTCTAATGTTATGTTTTAGTCAGCATATGTACAAAGAATCACACATAAAATAGAGTTTCTGTTTATTTAAATTCTTTATTCTGGCTAATGTTGTGTGACTTGTGTTCCATTACGCCAGAAACTAGTTGGTCGGTTTTTTCTTGAGCACTTAAAACCAGAGACAAGAGTTCTGACACATTTAAAGCTCAAATACATACAGAATTAAAGCACTCTTTAATGTGATTTAGTTAAATACCTAACAATGTTTAAcaacaattgtttttgtgtgtgtgaacTGTGAAGTTGCTATCCAACACCAAATTGCAAAATTCAGTCGTAACTTCTACTATAAATTTCCGACCTTAGTCTTACCTCAGTCTTAAACTACGTACTAAACCTAGTACTCTTAATTTTTATGACAtgctttattttgtttccttggcCGCCAACTTGCCTTTAAATTGGTGTGAAAACCTACTCACTCTTGGAATAAAGCATGTCAAATTGTTCATTTTAAGCCAAAGTGTTCCAAGAGTGAGTAGTGAACGACCAACAAAGTTGATTTGCTAAGCATCAACTTGAGTATTTTGTGCTTAGTTTAATTTACATGTTGAAAGTtgtatcttcttttgttgaacATGGGCAGTTAGCCTAGTTATGAGTAAACTCAGATTCATATTAAAAGATTCTTCATAgataaaaattacataaaagcTTGCAACAATTCAACGAAAAAAGgcccaacaaaacaaaagagaacaataataaaaggttaaagataagaaataaaaacaaacaaaaagtgaaagaGTTTTATAAGTTTCAAGATTCCGAGAGTTAATATCTTAGATCATTTTAAGCATAtgctttcttgatttcttATCAATCTTAGCTCTTTGCATCTCCAAGTGAAGAGCAATTTGCATCTGCTCCATCTCTCTTTGTGCCTTTAACATTGCAGCTAGCTCTGAATTCGCGGAGCTCCTTCCTCTGTTCACTCCATTTCCACCActtcctccttctcctcctcttcctcttcctcctttctttgacttttcctcttcttcagcAACGCATGAATGTAAATGAGCACCGTAGTCACATTTCTGGCAGTAGTACAACCACAGATTATGCGGCATAGTTTCATCGCAAACATCGCAGGTAAATATATGATCCTTTGGGCATGGAGCCTTGTAGATCAAAGCGAGCGGGTGAACGTGCTCATCATGCTTCATGGTCTCAGGCACAGACACACATCCAACATGAACATCGTACTGGCAGATAGAACAATTGTAAGTGAACCCCGATCCATACTCACCGCATGCGTCACAAGTATACGTTGAATTATTATTCTGTGGGGAATAGAGGAGGATCAAAGGGTGATCAGGGTGAGACTTGTGACGGATCTCACGTGGGAGATCGAAACATGACTTGTGCAAGAAGTAATCACACTCTGACTTTGTGCACTTGAAATATGCACCGAGTAGGTCTAGGTCGCAACCAGAGCAGATGATCTCATCTTCAACTTGGGCTTTGTGACCGCGTAATGGATGGTTGTGGCTCGGGTGTCTCACTGAAGGGCGGGAAGCCATTAGAGGTAATATTCTTGATTTGCTATGAGGTCTAATTCTAAGTAAAAgggtttcaaaatatttatagtgaATATAGAAGAAGACTTTTGATTATCATTCACAGAAATAAAGTGAGCATAataagaccatctccaatggaGGATTTGactaaccaatttttttttttttggtttgaatattATGATTTGACTAACCAAGTTGTAGCTTGTCTCTAACAATATTGGAACAAAAATGTCACCCTCTATATGAATATATTGGACATGGTTCAGATTGGGATTCAATCTAAAGAGGTAGATACTTGCAAAATAACGATTCAAAGTCTCAAATtatcatttgaaaaaaaagtctCCAAATATCATTATCGACTTGGCTAAAAATTCAATAACGTTGACATAGTGAATGATGTGAAGGTCAAATAATCACGCAATGTCTCTAATGCATATCGTCGGAAGAAATAATTGGCACGACgactaaattttgtttttaaaagagaagcTAATGCATGTAATTTCGCGGGAACTTTTTGtgactttttttattagttcattgattattatttttttgacaaagaGTTCGTTGAGTATCTTACTAttagtttctatatatataggagaCTGTTAGAATATATCTCATATCGAGACTTTGATAATTTGTGGAGTAATATATAAGTATGTTGTAAACTTCTACTTTTGAGGTAGTTTTTGGGTGTGAGTTAGGTTCATACTAATAGAAATTACAAGTCGTCTATTTTTTTCTGGAGAATGCCGGCTCTGTTCTTTAGATCTCCATCTCGCGCTAGACTTTGTTAATCTTTGTCGAACTCATGTGTAACCGTTTTAATGGGCAAATTGCCATAGAGATTAGCGATGTAATTAATCattgttaatttaattttagttctaaaagttttttttttttgttttaatgtaaCGGAAACtgtcaaaactgaaaaaccaaacaattttagattggttttcaaatttagtGTGGTTCTTGATGGGTTGagtttttttacaaatttcgTGTGAGactttaaaattgattttatagtttattatGTCAACcagatttttattaaatgCGTAAACATATACTTGAAATCAGATTTTGTGGTATGTTATATATTCATACTATGAGTGGAGATAGTATGTTATCTATTCTGACTATAAGCTACATGTATCTATCAAATAATGTTCATGCTACTCTAAAATTCAAGCCCAAGACAAGAAGCATGAtcaccaaatcaaaattcatcTTTATCcaatttgtttctcttgcaTTTACCAATTGGAGCCACTCCGATCCATATGGTCTAACGACTTAGATCAATAAGCCGAAAATTTATTTGCGTAatcacatatatttttatttaaaagtttgCTTAGATTTTaccatttatataaatatgattatttacAATTCAGATTTCGACCTGGGCCAccataataaaaataaactccCCATACTTTAGCATAGCCAGACCTGATGTTATAACAACTCTCTTGCGTCATATAAGAATAACCTTCTTTAGGACTACTATGAATATCACGTTCATCAATTATCTCAACATCCTTGAAATAACTTGCTTTTTGATATCCAGACTCTGCAAAATGTCCACTCCCCATTCTCGTCGTGGTGTGTAGTGCACcatctttaaaatttattatttcacCTCCCCACTGAATTTCTGTCGCACCATCTTTTAGATGGTTGAACAATATGGAAGGCCAATATCCGACAAATTCATCACCAAATTTTAACCACCAATTCCCTGAATTTGGATCCTATAATAATACAACACATTTAGTTATATATTGACTTTTAAAATACCATAAGAGAATCCGTACTTATCAAAATTCTATGTCTGAATTATACAAACCTTCCATATAGTTGTGGAAATATGGTATTGTTGACCATCGAAGGTGGAAACATTGCTAACGGCTGCACCAAGGGCAAATTTTTGGCTGACAGGAACAAATCCTTGGCAATCAAGATTGTAACAGCCTGAGTGGTACCCATCCGCCTATTTCCATATTGTGACCAgacaacacacaaaaaagttatcttataaatacatatttggacaaaatacaaaagaaaccaaaataatacTATGAACATTAACTTACAgtccaaaaaataaagtatctTGGGTTGTCATCGCCATAACGATCTTGATACACCTATAAGAATAGGAGATTATTGGATATAATGAaagataattatataaatgtattaaaatGTAGCtatacgaagaagaagaaaaacctgCCAACCAGCTTCAACGCTATTAACTTCAGAAAACGGACCAGCCATAACCCACATTTGTGCTAGGCTAAACTCTTTTGGTGTTTGTACAAAAGGTTTCCAAACATTTATATCCGCATGGGCTCCATGAAACTTTCCTTTCGCTTGGATTTGCGCgtactatatatacacacacaaacacatatCAATAAGTAAGACAATCATTACTTTCTAATTAATTCTTATTGAATTATGTATGCACCTCATGTATGGAGTTACTAGTTGATGCTTTAGGATGATTTATTATGTTTGGATTCTTTTTGTCATATCTTTGCATATATTCGGTTCgcaaaatttcttttcttctcgTTCTTCTGATCGGAATACTGTTTTTGGGGCATTTCCCGTTAACTGTCCATAGTTGAGTCACAAcactttgtttctctttgtctGAAGATTCATTATTTTTACCTTTAGGGTAAGAACTTGGTTTCATCTATGACACACCAATGTTAGAAACAAATATCGAATTAAAGATAAGAAAGGCTAGCTTAAGAGCAGAATTAATCCAACCAATTAAAACAATGTTTTAGAGTATTATTGACCTGATTTTGAATATAGTGTTAAGATTATCAacaatttgtataaatatttctGGTATAATATTATGAGAGTTTTGAATCTAATAAGATTAGAAAGCAAATATATAGAACTTTATGTTAAAAgttataattataagagaaCTAAGTAAGAACCTGAATCGTGTAGTTTTTGAATAAAGGATGATCATAAATTGGATGATTATTCATATGAACGCAGTCTATTATATCTCCATCTGGACTCTGTATAAAGATTATCGAATATTCAcgaattaatattttaatgaaaaaaattgttaggtgtaattatttttgtgtgaaCCAACAAATTTCATTAACCTTGATAGATTTAAGAGCAGGTTTGTTGAGTTTCTTTAAgattttttctacttttgcaTCACGAGTATCAGAAAACTCACTACCAGAAACTATCGCCGCTACGATTAGAATGCTGAGCACAAAACGAGCAATCATCATTCGATTGATTATTAAGagtatccaaaatattttttttctttggctaAGTAGATGATTAAGGTGAGtgccttatatatatatctacaatgaagaattttttttgcaaagCATATGTTAACAAATGGTAAGAAAATTAtacttcaaaactttttattcATTAGAGCAAGACTCTTAATTTAAAGCAAATTAAAGTGTATTTAATTTGTTCCTTGAAATAGcttaatctatttttgacTAAATAAATTGTATATGGACATGTCAAAAGTCAAGTAAGCTATTTCAAggaacaaattaaattttgatttaagttttattattttatcaaaaaatacaatttttaatgaagatgaaaataagtttttatatatagaaaaatacagatttaaatgattttaaagagaaaggttgggtttttacttttgaaacCTTCCATTCAAATAGAAGGTTTAAGTATTTTCAGATTTAGCCAGATTTGATTTAGTCTTAGTTTATTTTCctggttttgaatttgatttgttaatttctttttaaaatgtgtttttgttttaatgaaaCGAAAActgttaaaaatttaatccaaaccgGTTTTAGATTAGTTTTTAATCTTGTTGTGGTTTAGGATTGAAAAGATTCATTTCATGTGGTTCTTTAAAATTGTCATATCTCTCGTTTGGAGTTTCTATAGTATTTCTGatatagttttagttttgatgtcaacttgattttcattttaccATTATACATGTAGATgaaatcatattttgtgaacataattcttttttttctgccAAAGATTAGACAATTAATATCctcttgaattttgaaaaaaataatgtataacaCAATTAAATTTAGAGAGCGGTATGCTATCTATGTGTTACACATTGAAAGTGTCTGTATTATGCTATCTATTAAAACTATGAGACGCATGCATGTATTTACCTAACAATTAATGTCCATGTTACTCTAAACTTCAAGTCCAAGAAAGCATCACCAAAGCTTCATTCAACTTGTTCATTTTGCATTTATCCATGATTTTTAAGCTCATTGATTGTAAATTACGAATTGTGGCATTGTATCGTAACTTTCTTCAGATTCACATCTTTAACAGTTTATATCACTCATGCCAAACAAAAATCGCATCAATCATATTTCTATAAGTTTTATCAGTCTACCAAATAAACTCTGTTGATTTAATATAATCTATTAGAGCATCCACAACACAAGttattttttcatcaaaaaaaaaaagttttgggtTATGGATACTCTAATAAACACAAGCTATTGAAGTGCCATCAAGCCCAATACTATGAGACAAACAAGCCCATGTAATTAGGGTTCTCTAGCAAGTAGAAGTCATCCAACTCTCCTTCTTCATGTGATGAAACATCAAATCTAGAATCATTTGCTTTTGGTGAAAATTTAAAGTCTTTCCTTTTGCTTTCTATGCATCTTAATAAAGCTGCAATTAATGAGctatttattttcagttttagatTTCTCCTTTAATAAGCTGAATGAGCATAAACCTATCTAGGTTTAGAAATGTCAACACAATCTTTTGAAGTATTATGAATCTCTTCAAACTCATGTACACGCTCTCGAAACAACAAGACAAAGTAAATAAAGCAAGACACAACCATAAATTAATCGAGCAATATTGTACTATCTTGGTGTAATGTATGGAACTAATTACCGACTACGGAGATCATAACACATTTATTAATACATAATTACGTTTTAAAAAACGAGAATGACGAAAAGTTGGTCCAACACTCCAACTACATATAACTAATATCAAGCTTTAAATACTTGAATGACGTGTTGacgaaacaaatatttatcaatacAATTGCGTAAccataataataattcaatagGACTTTTATTAATCGTGtgattacaaattttacacaCACGTTGAATATTCgacaaatatgacttgatgtggTCCTACTTCGATGACTTCTACGTTGACTTTTGCTGTTTGAGGTAGAGAAGGAAAATTACCTgccatcttttttttactataattaaataaaataaaataaaaactttactttattatattttcgGGAAAATAAATTGACTTCAAAGTTTCATCATCATACAAAGGAGAAAACTTTGAAGCTTCTTACTTTCTTTACTTCACGATCCTTCTTTTGCCTAATTTCTCGGTTTCATTTCCaaaattctcttttgattctttcttactctttcgCTAGAGAAGATTTAGACTGGGTTTTGAGTATTTCTCGGAAattttcgtgttttttttttctgggaAAGTTTCCGAGATCTCGGTGGAGTACTTTTTTTGGCGACGAACCAGTATGGTTTGGTACTCAAGCTGtagaattttgtttctggGTCTGCTTATTTTGTTGGCTTCGAGCTGGGTTTTGGATAGATGCGAGGGATTTGGTGAATTTGGGTTTGAATTTCATCATCGTTTCTCCGATCAGGTTGTTGGGGTTTTGCCTGGAGATGGTTTACCTAATCGAGATTCTTCTAAGTATTATAGAGTGATGGCTCATCGTGATCGGTTAATTAGAGGTCGTCGACTTGCAAATGAAGATCAATCACTCGTTACTTTCTCTGACGGCAACGAAACTGTTCGTGTTGATGCCCTAGGATTGTAAGGTTTCTAAATTAGTTGTCAATTACTTACTTTGAGCTTGAATTTAGTTTTAAGGTTAATGTTTTTATGGAGACTTGTGAATTGTTTATGAGAGAGTTAAGGGTTTGGAGATTTTTGTGTTGAATTGTTTGGTTGATGTTTTGTAACAGTTTGCATTACGCTAATGTGACTGTTGGGACGCCGTCTGATTGGTTTATGGTTGCTTTAGATACTGGAAGTGACTTGTTTTGGTTGCCCTGTGACTGCACCAATTGTGTTCGTGAATTGAAAGCACCTGGTGGCTCGGTATTGTTTCGTTTGGCTTATATTCATATACTTGTTGCATTTGTGTATGATTCTAGCTGATGtatgttttgttctcttgagTTTTTGGTCTAGACTGTGAAGAACTTGTTGGGTTTGTTCTTAGTCAGGGTTTAGCTGTGGTATAGAGATCAATTATTGGATAGAATCTGACTTTGGGCAACTCTTAAATACAGTGAGATTGACACTAGACTTATCGAGGATGCTTCTATGTTTTGAAAGCTAATAATTCtgtggaagaaaaaaatttagtgAACAAGATATTCTTGTGCTTTAGATTTTGCGttattgagatttttttttgtgttactCTTAAGACATGTTTCATATCTGCGAGTTGTTGGGTTCCTTACataggtttttcttttcttttttgttgccCAGAGTTTGGACCTTAATATTTATAGCCCTAATGCTTCATCGACAAGTACTAAAGTTCCTTGTAATAGCACATTATGTACAAGAGGTGATCGATGCGCTTCCCCTGAAAGTGATTGCCCATACCAGATCCGGTATCTTTCTAATGGTACCTCTTCTACTGGAGTCTTGGTGGAGGATGTACTTCACTTAGTTTCAAATGACAAAAGTTCCAAAGCTATTCCCGCTCGTGTTACTTTTGGGTAAGTAAATTCTTCCTTACAGACTTCCGAATATATGAAATAATAGAACTGTTTTATGTTTCTCGAACCATCTATTATGTTGGCAAGCCTAAACATTTGTGACTTTGTGTTTTCATCTTAACAATCTTTCTGTGCTGGAGCAGATGTGGTCAAGTTCAGACCGGTGTATTCCATGATGGTGCAGCTCCAAATGGTCTTTTCGGGCTTGGCTTAGAAGACATATCGGTGCCTAGTGTACTAGCAAAAGAAGGAATTGCAGCAAACTCATTCTCAATGTGTTTTGGGAACGATGGAGCTGGTAGGATCAGTTTTGGAGATAAAGGTAGCGTAGACCAACGGGAAACACCATTGAACATAAGACAACCACAGTAAGCAAGCCGTTGAATCATATCTTCTTTATGTTTAACCGAACTTGTGTATCTCCTTGAATATACTTCCATCTTCTAACTACTATGTTGTTTTCCTGTTGACCAGTCCTACTTACAATATCACCGTCACTAAAATAAGCGTTGGAGGAAATACCGGCGATCTTGAATTTGATGCTGTTTTTGACTCTGGAACCTCGTTCACTTATCTGACTGATGCAGCTTACACCCTTATTTCAGAAAGCGTAAGCCTTCATCTATATTGTAATATGAACTTGGATTGGTATTACATGGCTTAATAACcaaacatgattttgcagttTAATTCTCTAGCTCTGGACAAACGTTATCAAACAACTGATTCTGAGTTGCCTTTTGAGTACTGTTATGCATTAAGGTTGCCTCTTTACTCTGGTCACCATCAGTCTGATTCTCTCTAAAACCTTACTAACTTTTTTGGATCTATCTATATGCAGCCCAAACAAAGACAGCTTCCAGTATCCAGCTGTGAATCTGACAATGAAAGGCGGGAGCTCGTATCCCGTTTATCACCCGTTAGTAGTAATCCCCATGAAGGTTAGTTAGGCCTCTGTTATATTACAGCGCACCTCTGTACAGTCTCTGCTATTACTTAAGCTCTCTCGTATTGATAATTTCAGGACACAGATGTCTACTGTTTAGCCATTATGAAGATAGAAGACATTAGCATCATTGGACGTAAGTATCAGTTTTGGAAAACTCAACCAAAAAATGTTGTCTCACTACACTTCAAATGCAAGATTTTTATCGGAATTCTTCCTTGTTACAATTTGCAGAGAACTTCATGACTGGCTATCGCGTTGTCTTTGATCGTGAGAAACTGATTCTGGGGTGGAAAGAATCTGATTGTGAGTTCCTTATCACCTGTTCTTCCCTGTAGAGCATAGTTTGATCAAGAACACTACGATCCTAATCTTCTTTCTAATCTGACTTTATATTCATGGCTAAAGGTTACACCGGTGAGACATCGGCTCGGACGCTTCCATCGAACCGTTCCTCCTCCTCGGCTAGACCGCCAGCTTCTTCGTTTGACCCAGAGGCGACAAACATACCATCTCAAAGACCAAACACGTCGACGACTTCTGCTGCttattctctctctatctcactttcattgttcttcttctcaattttgGCCATCCTTTAATTATTACACGTATATATTTAGCcatcaatttgtattctttagAAGATAATTGGGTTAAATCACCAAAAACATATTACACTACAGTTGTATTACTTTTTTCTATGTTGtatatgataattattttttaacaattatataCTAGTTATTTGGTGAAGTTTTGTTGTAGATGGGGTTGTGATGTAAATAGATTTAACCAATAAGATACAGTGCAATGAAGAAAATAGTAATTTATCTTATATTAAAGTctcatttacaaatttttttacatCAAATCTTATTTACTGTTTTGAAATTCATAATGAAAGTATGTAattatgtgttgttttttccattttgataaaaaaatctgttaactttttgtgtttacattttgcaaaaatatacagtatatatacttaaaatgtatttatattaatatggATTTAATATGTAtacaaaattcttaaattttctgtcaaataaattgaaaatgaataaacattatatacttttttaatattacttgacaaaatatataaatggctgtttaataatatattataaaaacatgttaaaagGGGAAAtgtaataattgtttttcgaaaaaatatttttttataaaatatgaaaatgctgaatttaattttatctaCTTCAAAAATTcgtttttcatataaaaaaaaaagaggaagttaaaaaccataaaatcatgATAGGAATATGTGTgcgtaaattatttttttacccCTAATTAAACTAGACAAAATGTTTGCATAACTacttaaaaatgatttttttaatataatccATAATtcgtatatatttttttaaaaaaatcccATTGATGTAGTATGTCAAAATGGTGATTCATTAGCTCAATtcgtttatttttaaagaattttgaaGAGGCGGAGAATCGAATCCTGTACCTTACCCATTTGGATTCCTGTAGAACTTGCCTGTTTGCTTCATGTcaaaatacaaacaataaGACGCAGAAGAACAGATGCTTCATTCCTTTGGCAACATATGTCATAGGATTGTTTGTTCTCTTACTCGCATTACACTTTGTTCTGATTGTTtaagaagagacaaagaagTGGGTAAACATAAAGAACTGAccagaatgtttttttttctctagtaTTTCTTGTGACAAAAGTTCTAATGGTTTTCTTTATATCCGATCTACCTCGTTTAGTGAGTGTTGTCAAAACCCTTTTTGAGTAACTGATTCTTGGCTTGAAAGAATCTGAGTGTGAGTTCCTTATCAAATGTATTATAAGGCATATTGGTGAAGAACACTAAGAACAATATTGTCTTCgctcatcttcttttttttatctgacTTTACTTTCATGGCTTAGGTTACACTGGTGAGACCTCGGTTTGGAGGCTACCATCCAACCGTTCCTCCTCCTCGAGGCCACAAATTAAACATACCATCTCAAAGACCAAAcacgtcttcttcttctttttattcacTTAACTAACGGTTACATAATTCAAGTTTATTACATTATTTAATAATGGCTATATTTTACATTGGTTAACTGTTATATCGTTTAGGtttgttatttgaaaattACATGAGAGTTCGGATTGATAAATGCAAGAGATTAGAATTTGGGTTGGAAAAAACCGTGTAAAAATAGTTGAGATTGATTTTGTCGTTTTTATGTAAATCTCCCTCTCTTTTTTAAGTCATCTAATGTTCATCTCGACTCTTGTTTTCAGCTGAAATCTTTTCTGGTTCCGATCGAAGACGTTTTCCCGATTTTTTCGCATATTTATGGTGATGATGTCTTGTTTTCTCGTACTTGTTGTTAAAGTTTTCAACAACTATTTATCACCATTCATTTCATATAGACAAACTGCATATAATACTTTATTCATTATCCGTACAAGCATACCCTAGTCTCTCTCCTATATTTCATGAAATATACTTTGGTATCAGGTTGTTGaaatggttttcttttgtaatttttttaaaaaaatatttccctTTTTGTTAATAAGTTTAAGGTATTTTTACATGGATATACTATCTTCGTTTGATTAAGAACATGAAAACTATTGAACATTTTATAACTGTAGAATCATTATCAAACATTCGAAATCATATATTCTTTACGTTGTTACCAAAGGTTTGCCTTGGCCatcatttgttttgataaagTATTGACCATCTTCAGTATTTCAGTTCAACCTATCGATTATTATCCTTTAATTAGGTTGTTCTACAAAATGAAATGACAATTTTCATACACAAATTTAGATACCAAAATTCCAACTCTCTCCTTGcaagataatatatatgtatattgttGAAATTCATATGTAACTTGCGTTTACTATTAAtgcaacatttgtttttaaagactttaaaaaattaaacactCTTAGATagaacttctttttctcttaactagaaattaaattattataatgcaacatgtatttttttatttttttattattgatca
It encodes the following:
- a CDS encoding Cysteine/Histidine-rich C1 domain family protein (Cysteine/Histidine-rich C1 domain family protein; CONTAINS InterPro DOMAIN/s: DC1 (InterPro:IPR004146), C1-like (InterPro:IPR011424); BEST Arabidopsis thaliana protein match is: Cysteine/Histidine-rich C1 domain family protein (TAIR:AT2G44370.1); Has 1973 Blast hits to 753 proteins in 27 species: Archae - 0; Bacteria - 0; Metazoa - 2; Fungi - 2; Plants - 1961; Viruses - 0; Other Eukaryotes - 8 (source: NCBI BLink).), with amino-acid sequence MASRPSVRHPSHNHPLRGHKAQVEDEIICSGCDLDLLGAYFKCTKSECDYFLHKSCFDLPREIRHKSHPDHPLILLYSPQNNNSTYTCDACGEYGSGFTYNCSICQYDVHVGCVSVPETMKHDEHVHPLALIYKAPCPKDHIFTCDVCDETMPHNLWLYYCQKCDYGAHLHSCVAEEEEKSKKGGRGRGGEGGSGGNGVNRGRSSANSELAAMLKAQREMEQMQIALHLEMQRAKIDKKSRKHMLKMI
- the NIP1 gene encoding NEP-interacting protein 1 (NEP-interacting protein 1 (NIP1); CONTAINS InterPro DOMAIN/s: Protein of unknown function DUF239, plant (InterPro:IPR004314); BEST Arabidopsis thaliana protein match is: Protein of Unknown Function (DUF239) (TAIR:AT2G19360.1); Has 746 Blast hits to 699 proteins in 27 species: Archae - 0; Bacteria - 13; Metazoa - 0; Fungi - 10; Plants - 723; Viruses - 0; Other Eukaryotes - 0 (source: NCBI BLink).), which produces MMIARFVLSILIVAAIVSGSEFSDTRDAKVEKILKKLNKPALKSIKSPDGDIIDCVHMNNHPIYDHPLFKNYTIQMKPSSYPKGKNNESSDKEKQSVVTQLWTVNGKCPKNSIPIRRTRRKEILRTEYMQRYDKKNPNIINHPKASTSNSIHEYAQIQAKGKFHGAHADINVWKPFVQTPKEFSLAQMWVMAGPFSEVNSVEAGWQVYQDRYGDDNPRYFIFWTADGYHSGCYNLDCQGFVPVSQKFALGAAVSNVSTFDGQQYHISTTIWKDPNSGNWWLKFGDEFVGYWPSILFNHLKDGATEIQWGGEIINFKDGALHTTTRMGSGHFAESGYQKASYFKDVEIIDERDIHSSPKEGYSYMTQESCYNIRSGYAKVWGVYFYYGGPGRNLNCK
- a CDS encoding Eukaryotic aspartyl protease family protein (Eukaryotic aspartyl protease family protein; FUNCTIONS IN: aspartic-type endopeptidase activity; INVOLVED IN: proteolysis; LOCATED IN: anchored to membrane; EXPRESSED IN: 22 plant structures; EXPRESSED DURING: 13 growth stages; CONTAINS InterPro DOMAIN/s: Peptidase aspartic (InterPro:IPR021109), Peptidase aspartic, catalytic (InterPro:IPR009007), Peptidase A1 (InterPro:IPR001461), Peptidase aspartic, active site (InterPro:IPR001969); BEST Arabidopsis thaliana protein match is: Eukaryotic aspartyl protease family protein (TAIR:AT4G35880.1); Has 2486 Blast hits to 2479 proteins in 233 species: Archae - 0; Bacteria - 0; Metazoa - 237; Fungi - 423; Plants - 1695; Viruses - 0; Other Eukaryotes - 131 (source: NCBI BLink).); this translates as MVWYSSCRILFLGLLILLASSWVLDRCEGFGEFGFEFHHRFSDQVVGVLPGDGLPNRDSSKYYRVMAHRDRLIRGRRLANEDQSLVTFSDGNETVRVDALGFLHYANVTVGTPSDWFMVALDTGSDLFWLPCDCTNCVRELKAPGGSSLDLNIYSPNASSTSTKVPCNSTLCTRGDRCASPESDCPYQIRYLSNGTSSTGVLVEDVLHLVSNDKSSKAIPARVTFGCGQVQTGVFHDGAAPNGLFGLGLEDISVPSVLAKEGIAANSFSMCFGNDGAGRISFGDKGSVDQRETPLNIRQPHPTYNITVTKISVGGNTGDLEFDAVFDSGTSFTYLTDAAYTLISESFNSLALDKRYQTTDSELPFEYCYALSPNKDSFQYPAVNLTMKGGSSYPVYHPLVVIPMKDTDVYCLAIMKIEDISIIGQNFMTGYRVVFDREKLILGWKESDCYTGETSARTLPSNRSSSSARPPASSFDPEATNIPSQRPNTSTTSAAYSLSISLSLFFFSILAIL